From Streptomyces griseorubiginosus, one genomic window encodes:
- a CDS encoding TauD/TfdA family dioxygenase, with protein MLTGAAPVRQLDPHAVDELTETAHKILADYGTSAARPELLRRIARSASRLGETIHQVCRPVDTDDGLYVLRGLPVDDEGIGPTPTSWATAGDRAAAWDLILLLLATVMGHPIAWEGQQEGRFVHNIVPSPGHEDEQTGASSTVLLSPHTEDAFHPGRAHLLLLACMRNHDAVATTAASIRKVRLGADDIALLSRPVLPILPDDAYAAARSFAGGEPPKVPALWQTEAGPTLRYDPAYTPLDEAPADYRAAYDRLTAELERVSVAVALEPGDVLVVDNDMAVHGRVPFRARYDGTDRWLKRASVRVPGRRSRPYTEADEHGYGQTALVALS; from the coding sequence ATGCTCACGGGAGCCGCACCCGTCCGGCAGCTCGACCCGCACGCCGTCGACGAGTTGACCGAGACCGCCCACAAGATCCTTGCCGACTACGGCACTTCGGCCGCCCGGCCGGAACTGCTCCGCCGGATCGCGAGGTCCGCCAGCCGATTGGGAGAAACGATTCATCAGGTGTGTCGCCCGGTGGACACCGACGACGGCCTGTACGTCCTGCGCGGCCTGCCCGTCGACGACGAGGGCATCGGCCCCACCCCGACGAGTTGGGCCACGGCCGGCGACCGCGCCGCCGCCTGGGACCTGATCCTGCTGCTGCTCGCCACGGTCATGGGCCACCCGATCGCCTGGGAAGGGCAGCAGGAGGGCCGCTTCGTGCACAACATCGTGCCCTCGCCCGGCCACGAGGACGAGCAGACCGGCGCGAGCAGCACGGTGCTGCTCAGCCCGCACACCGAGGACGCCTTCCACCCCGGCCGCGCCCACCTGCTGCTGCTCGCCTGCATGCGCAACCACGACGCCGTCGCCACCACCGCCGCGAGCATCCGCAAGGTCCGCCTCGGCGCGGACGACATCGCGCTGCTCTCCCGCCCGGTGCTGCCCATCCTCCCCGACGACGCCTACGCGGCGGCCCGGTCCTTCGCGGGGGGCGAGCCACCGAAGGTCCCCGCCCTGTGGCAGACCGAGGCGGGCCCGACCCTGCGCTACGACCCCGCCTACACCCCGCTCGACGAGGCGCCCGCCGACTACCGCGCCGCCTACGACCGGCTGACCGCCGAACTCGAACGCGTCTCGGTCGCCGTCGCCCTGGAACCCGGTGACGTCCTGGTCGTCGACAACGACATGGCCGTCCACGGCCGGGTCCCGTTCCGGGCCCGCTACGACGGCACCGACCGCTGGCTCAAGCGCGCCTCGGTACGTGTCCCCGGCCGCCGAAGCCGCCCGTACACCGAGGCGGACGAACACGGGTACGGACAGACCGCGCTCGTCGCCCTCAGCTGA
- a CDS encoding ornithine cyclodeaminase family protein gives MTGTTARTDDKTLRILSTSDLAGIDISLTDVVAVVEEAYRTLADGRSANPRKLTVKPEDGHSVSYAMLGRDGVREVVAIKTSYKHGLDKSRDQQHYYTTLTVYDDVTGLPVAMMDCGRIGSLRTPAVSALLARECAPPDSRSALVIGTGTQGRLALPFLLTTLPGLDRLMVHGTHPDGLAAVRERLHHHFPDRELEVVDDVRAAAAEADVVVATAGQHTQAGVESDDLKPGALSILVGHGIAPSTLQRADRVIATSEAQMKVTGTDMADADGNFPAVDAEFPEVVAGRAQGRRSADERIFAYNSGLVVTDIALGHRFAQLAVEQGLGTRVSLWA, from the coding sequence GTGACCGGAACCACCGCACGCACGGACGACAAGACCCTGCGCATCTTGAGCACCAGCGACCTCGCGGGCATCGACATCTCGCTGACCGACGTCGTCGCCGTGGTCGAGGAGGCCTACCGCACCCTCGCCGACGGCAGGTCCGCCAACCCGCGCAAGCTCACCGTCAAACCCGAGGACGGCCATTCCGTCTCGTACGCCATGCTCGGCCGGGACGGGGTCCGCGAGGTCGTCGCGATCAAGACGTCGTACAAGCACGGCCTGGACAAGTCCCGCGACCAGCAGCACTACTACACGACGCTCACCGTCTACGACGACGTCACCGGCCTGCCCGTCGCGATGATGGACTGCGGCCGCATCGGCTCCCTGCGCACCCCCGCCGTCTCCGCGCTCCTCGCCCGTGAGTGCGCGCCGCCCGACAGCCGCAGCGCCCTCGTCATCGGCACCGGGACCCAGGGCCGCCTCGCGCTGCCCTTCCTGCTCACCACCCTGCCCGGGCTGGACCGCCTCATGGTCCACGGCACCCACCCGGACGGCCTCGCCGCGGTCCGGGAGCGACTCCACCACCACTTCCCCGACCGGGAGTTGGAGGTGGTCGACGACGTACGGGCCGCCGCTGCGGAAGCCGATGTGGTGGTCGCCACCGCGGGGCAGCACACTCAGGCCGGCGTGGAGTCCGACGACCTGAAGCCGGGTGCCCTGTCGATCCTGGTCGGCCACGGCATCGCGCCCTCGACGCTCCAGCGGGCGGACCGGGTCATCGCGACCAGCGAGGCGCAGATGAAGGTCACCGGAACCGACATGGCCGACGCGGACGGCAACTTCCCCGCCGTGGACGCCGAGTTCCCCGAGGTCGTGGCGGGCCGGGCGCAGGGTCGGCGCTCGGCGGACGAGCGGATCTTCGCCTACAACAGCGGGCTCGTCGTCACCGACATCGCCCTCGGCCACCGGTTCGCACAGCTCGCCGTCGAACAGGGCCTGGGGACGCGGGTGTCGCTGTGGGCGTGA
- a CDS encoding Y4yA family PLP-dependent enzyme yields MGVTEVTAAPPLPAHPDPWLDAVLSGPLPHELSYAIGGPFHLLLPDRFDTNAAAFRAVLDEFGVEGRVYYAKKANKAAAWIERCALSGTGVDVAGSGELRDALGCGVPGENIVVTGPAKADALLRVAVLQGCLIAVDALDELERVIGIGRPARVLLRRRPPAQPNSRFGLDDGELERALVRCREAGVVMEGFSFHLSGYDPLMRAELAGELVDLCLKAQASGLRADRISIGGGFAVDYTDAPHWERYLRDQRPEHYHAGKSFAPGDFYPYHSPVAGPDALRAVLAAHGLAGRLREAGVKLLLEPGRALLDRAGCTVFRVQGVKDLDGYGIVTVDGSSLSLSEQWFDSEYLPDPVLLSRTGPGEPYAACVGGATCLESDMVTWRKVRFPARPAVGDLLVYPNTAGYQMDSNESPFHELPLPPKVVLDTADGSTRWRFDRPPLA; encoded by the coding sequence GTGGGCGTGACCGAAGTGACGGCGGCCCCGCCGTTGCCGGCCCACCCGGACCCGTGGCTCGACGCGGTCCTGTCCGGCCCACTGCCGCACGAGTTGTCGTACGCGATCGGCGGCCCCTTCCATCTGCTGCTGCCCGACCGCTTCGACACCAACGCCGCCGCCTTCAGGGCCGTGCTCGACGAGTTCGGTGTCGAGGGGCGCGTGTACTACGCGAAGAAGGCGAACAAGGCAGCCGCATGGATCGAGCGATGCGCCCTGTCCGGTACGGGAGTCGACGTCGCCGGCAGCGGTGAACTGCGGGACGCGCTGGGGTGCGGGGTCCCTGGCGAGAACATCGTCGTGACCGGTCCCGCGAAGGCCGACGCACTGCTGCGGGTCGCCGTGCTCCAAGGGTGTCTGATCGCGGTGGACGCCCTCGACGAACTGGAACGCGTCATCGGGATCGGCCGGCCCGCACGCGTACTGCTCCGACGCCGCCCGCCCGCCCAGCCGAACAGCCGATTCGGGCTGGACGACGGCGAGTTGGAGAGAGCTCTCGTGCGATGCCGGGAAGCCGGAGTCGTGATGGAGGGTTTCTCCTTCCACCTCTCCGGCTACGACCCCCTCATGCGCGCCGAACTGGCCGGCGAACTCGTCGACTTGTGCCTCAAGGCCCAGGCGTCGGGCCTGCGAGCCGACCGGATCAGCATCGGCGGCGGGTTCGCGGTCGATTACACGGACGCCCCGCACTGGGAACGCTACCTGCGCGACCAGCGGCCCGAGCACTACCACGCGGGCAAGTCCTTCGCGCCGGGCGACTTCTACCCGTACCACTCGCCGGTGGCCGGCCCCGACGCGTTGCGCGCGGTCCTCGCCGCGCACGGTCTCGCCGGGCGCCTGCGCGAGGCCGGGGTGAAGCTGCTCCTCGAACCCGGGCGGGCGCTGCTGGACAGGGCCGGCTGCACAGTCTTCCGCGTCCAGGGCGTGAAGGACCTCGACGGCTACGGCATCGTCACCGTCGACGGCAGCAGCCTGAGCCTGTCCGAGCAGTGGTTCGACAGCGAGTACCTGCCCGATCCGGTGCTGCTCTCCCGCACCGGGCCGGGCGAGCCGTACGCGGCCTGCGTCGGCGGCGCCACCTGCCTGGAGTCCGACATGGTGACCTGGCGCAAGGTGCGCTTCCCCGCCCGCCCCGCCGTCGGCGACCTGCTCGTCTACCCCAACACCGCCGGATACCAGATGGACTCCAACGAGTCCCCCTTCCACGAGCTTCCGCTCCCCCCGAAGGTCGTCCTCGACACCGCCGACGGCAGCACCCGCTGGCGGTTCGACCGCCCTCCACTCGCCTGA
- a CDS encoding cysteine synthase family protein, translating to MDKALARPAVVSQVSDLIGHTPLFELCRTDTGSRLLLKLEQFNPTGTAKIRMARQMVLDAEERGLLRPGGRIVESTSGNTGLGLAVIAAERGYTFTAVVDHHAAADKLRGMKALGAELVYVAEDGDEELATAAREEFAERLAAGSDNAYFTEQHNNLANGDGYRPVAHELDAALDGRIDILIGAVGTGGGLFGTGGELRKAVPGVRIVGVEPKGSIAFGPPAHDYYQSGTGTPEGATIGAMVDYELLDEGVKVGDVEAFATARVLARRIGLLIGGSAGGVVHEALTRMSSLAPGTTMVALVNDGGEKYMDTVFDDDWMNDRDLIDPAVEREIDELLTKLREN from the coding sequence ATGGACAAGGCGCTCGCGCGTCCCGCCGTGGTCAGCCAGGTCTCCGACCTGATCGGCCACACCCCGCTCTTCGAACTGTGTCGCACCGACACCGGCAGCCGACTCCTGCTCAAACTCGAACAGTTCAACCCCACCGGCACCGCGAAGATCCGCATGGCCCGGCAGATGGTCCTCGACGCCGAGGAGCGCGGACTGCTGCGCCCCGGCGGCCGTATCGTCGAGTCCACCTCCGGCAACACCGGACTCGGCCTGGCGGTGATCGCCGCCGAGCGCGGCTACACCTTCACCGCCGTCGTCGACCATCACGCGGCCGCCGACAAACTGCGCGGCATGAAGGCGCTCGGAGCCGAACTCGTCTACGTCGCAGAGGACGGGGACGAGGAGCTGGCCACGGCCGCCCGGGAGGAGTTCGCCGAGCGGCTGGCGGCAGGCAGCGACAACGCCTACTTCACCGAGCAGCACAACAACCTCGCCAACGGGGACGGCTACCGGCCCGTGGCGCATGAACTCGACGCCGCGCTGGACGGCCGTATCGACATCCTGATCGGCGCCGTGGGCACCGGCGGCGGACTCTTCGGGACCGGCGGGGAACTGCGCAAGGCCGTGCCCGGGGTGCGGATCGTCGGGGTCGAGCCCAAGGGGTCGATCGCCTTCGGGCCGCCCGCCCACGACTACTACCAGTCCGGCACCGGCACCCCCGAGGGCGCCACCATCGGCGCGATGGTCGACTACGAGCTGCTGGACGAGGGCGTCAAGGTCGGCGACGTCGAGGCGTTCGCCACCGCGCGGGTGCTGGCCCGCCGCATCGGCCTCCTCATCGGCGGCTCGGCGGGCGGAGTGGTGCACGAGGCGCTGACCCGCATGTCCTCGCTGGCCCCCGGCACGACTATGGTCGCGCTGGTCAACGACGGAGGGGAGAAGTACATGGACACCGTCTTCGACGACGACTGGATGAACGACCGCGATCTCATCGACCCGGCCGTCGAGCGCGAGATCGACGAACTGCTGACGAAACTCCGCGAGAACTGA
- a CDS encoding MATE family efflux transporter — MPTPLTTLLRDSRALATLAVPLALTQLAQVALTTTDTVMMGLMGAEALAGGGLAMVVFNQLRTMGVGLVTAVGNQVSAASARADEDDELSETATREVRDVVRAALALATLAGVAGALVMLLIGRAVAHLGQDPDVVATAWPVLLGLAPGLIPCLWFQAIRQFTVGMRRPQALLRITIASVAVNAGLNWLLIHGTWAFPELGLPGIGISTSLVYLLTCLALYGSARRDPRLAPLLDIRIWKARPATLRRLTGLGVPIAATYGSEAGFFSVVALLIGTFGSAALAAHTAVNQLIYIVFQIAVGLSHAASLNVSRELALDRIDAAQRIKNTALACAAAVMAVVGVVYLTAPGLVLRPFLDPTSADGHSATDIATNLLLIAAVLQFFDCAQNIGVGLLRGLDDTRSGFRITLVGYWLIGLPAAWLFGHLAGLETAGVWLGLLTGLAATALLLLRRYHQALSLRAAGQPAVA, encoded by the coding sequence ATGCCGACACCGCTCACCACCCTGCTCCGCGACAGCCGCGCGCTGGCGACCCTCGCCGTGCCGCTCGCCCTGACCCAGCTCGCCCAGGTCGCCCTCACCACCACCGACACGGTGATGATGGGCCTGATGGGCGCCGAGGCGCTGGCAGGCGGCGGCCTCGCGATGGTCGTCTTCAACCAGCTGCGCACCATGGGCGTCGGCCTCGTCACCGCGGTCGGCAACCAGGTGTCCGCCGCCTCCGCCCGTGCCGACGAGGACGACGAACTCTCCGAGACGGCGACCCGGGAAGTCCGGGACGTGGTCCGCGCGGCGCTCGCGCTGGCCACCCTGGCCGGGGTCGCCGGCGCCCTCGTCATGCTGCTGATCGGCCGCGCCGTGGCCCACCTCGGCCAGGATCCGGACGTCGTGGCCACCGCCTGGCCGGTGCTGCTCGGCCTCGCCCCGGGCCTGATCCCCTGCCTGTGGTTCCAGGCCATCCGCCAGTTCACCGTGGGCATGCGCCGCCCCCAGGCCCTGCTGCGCATCACGATCGCCTCGGTGGCGGTCAACGCGGGCCTCAACTGGCTGCTGATCCACGGCACATGGGCCTTTCCGGAGCTGGGCCTGCCCGGCATCGGCATCTCCACCTCACTCGTCTACCTGCTCACCTGCCTCGCCCTGTACGGCTCCGCACGCCGCGACCCCCGGCTCGCACCGCTGCTCGACATCCGGATCTGGAAGGCCCGCCCGGCCACCCTGCGCCGGCTGACCGGGCTGGGCGTGCCGATCGCCGCCACCTACGGCTCCGAAGCCGGGTTCTTCTCCGTCGTGGCCCTGCTCATCGGCACCTTCGGCAGTGCCGCCCTGGCCGCGCACACCGCCGTCAACCAGCTCATCTACATCGTCTTCCAGATCGCGGTCGGCCTCTCGCACGCCGCGTCCCTCAACGTCAGCCGCGAACTCGCCCTGGACCGGATCGACGCGGCCCAGCGCATCAAGAACACGGCACTGGCGTGCGCGGCGGCCGTGATGGCCGTGGTCGGCGTCGTCTATCTCACCGCCCCCGGCCTGGTGCTGCGCCCGTTCCTCGACCCGACCTCCGCCGACGGGCACAGCGCGACCGACATCGCCACCAACCTGCTGCTGATCGCGGCCGTCCTGCAGTTCTTCGACTGCGCCCAGAACATCGGGGTCGGTCTGCTGCGCGGCCTCGACGACACCAGGAGCGGCTTCCGGATCACCCTGGTCGGCTACTGGCTGATCGGCCTGCCCGCCGCCTGGCTGTTCGGACACCTCGCGGGGCTGGAGACCGCCGGCGTCTGGCTCGGCCTGCTCACGGGGCTCGCCGCCACCGCCCTGCTCCTGTTGCGCCGTTACCACCAGGCACTGTCCCTGCGCGCGGCGGGGCAGCCGGCCGTCGCCTGA